A section of the Thermodesulfobacteriota bacterium genome encodes:
- a CDS encoding UDP-glucose/GDP-mannose dehydrogenase family protein, with protein MKICIIGTGYVGLVAGACFAENGNDVTCVDKDSKKIEGLKKGKVPIYEPGLEEFLKRNTKKERLKFTTNLKKAVKESLINFIAVGTPQGDDGSADLKHVLEVAALIGKAINGYKIIATKSTVPVGTTNRVRQAIAKETEYPFSVVSNPEFLKEGAAINDFMKPDRIIIGTDNQEAADIMKELYSPFVRTGNPILTMDIESAEMTKYAANAMLTTRISFMNELANLCERVGADISDVRKGIGADPRIGYSFLFPGVGYGGSCFPKDVRAIIRTAEENNYDLSILKAVDSVNIHQREMLVQKILKHFGGNLKGRIIGIWGLSFKPNTDDIREAPSIIIIKRLLEVGARIKVYDPAAMVEAKKELGNLPERGSKSGRIEYSKNSYDALKDADALVLITEWNEFREPDFERISKLMNAPVIFDGRNIFNPRKLQEMGFTYYGIGRKV; from the coding sequence ATGAAGATCTGTATAATAGGAACGGGTTACGTTGGGCTAGTGGCAGGGGCATGTTTTGCGGAAAACGGAAACGATGTGACCTGTGTAGATAAAGATAGTAAAAAGATTGAGGGGCTGAAGAAAGGTAAGGTACCAATCTATGAACCTGGTTTAGAGGAATTCCTGAAACGAAATACAAAAAAAGAAAGGCTCAAGTTCACAACCAATCTTAAGAAGGCTGTAAAAGAATCCCTCATAAATTTTATTGCGGTTGGTACACCCCAGGGCGATGATGGATCCGCTGATCTTAAACACGTACTTGAGGTAGCCGCACTGATTGGTAAAGCTATCAATGGATACAAGATCATTGCTACCAAAAGCACTGTCCCTGTTGGAACAACAAACAGGGTCAGGCAGGCAATCGCCAAAGAAACAGAATACCCCTTCAGTGTCGTATCAAATCCTGAGTTTCTGAAAGAAGGGGCAGCCATCAATGACTTTATGAAGCCTGACAGAATAATAATTGGCACAGACAACCAGGAAGCAGCCGATATAATGAAAGAGCTGTATTCTCCCTTTGTCAGGACAGGTAATCCTATACTAACCATGGATATCGAAAGCGCAGAGATGACAAAATATGCTGCCAATGCCATGTTAACAACCAGGATATCATTTATGAATGAACTGGCAAACCTCTGTGAGAGGGTTGGGGCAGATATCAGCGATGTCAGAAAAGGCATAGGAGCAGACCCCAGGATTGGGTATTCATTCCTGTTCCCTGGTGTTGGATACGGCGGTTCCTGTTTCCCAAAGGACGTCAGGGCAATAATCAGAACTGCGGAGGAGAACAATTATGACTTAAGTATACTGAAGGCTGTTGACTCGGTAAATATCCATCAAAGAGAGATGCTGGTACAGAAGATACTGAAGCACTTCGGTGGAAATCTGAAAGGCAGGATAATCGGTATCTGGGGGCTTTCCTTTAAACCCAATACTGATGACATCAGGGAGGCTCCGTCAATCATAATCATAAAAAGACTGCTGGAAGTAGGGGCCCGGATAAAGGTTTACGACCCTGCTGCTATGGTTGAGGCAAAAAAGGAATTAGGTAACCTGCCTGAGCGGGGCTCGAAGTCAGGCAGGATAGAGTACAGTAAAAATAGTTATGATGCCTTAAAGGATGCTGATGCCCTGGTTTTAATAACAGAATGGAACGAATTTCGGGAACCCGACTTTGAGAGGATCTCGAAGTTGATGAATGCTCCTGTGATCTTTGATGGACGGAACATATTCAATCCCAGAAAATTACAGGAGATGGGATTTACCTATTATGGTATAGGACGGAAGGTATAA
- a CDS encoding mannose-1-phosphate guanylyltransferase has product MFAVVMAGGQGTRFWPKSRRSKPKQFLDIIGNKTMVMKTIERLTPLIPRENIYAVVNESHLQETIEQTGLSDNIIMEPVGRNTAPCIGLAALYIQRKDPEGVMVALPADHHIEDQEAFLKTLLAAEDVARSTGYLVTLGTEPGYPATGFGYIEKGDLLGKSGSKEFFKVKRFTEKPDITTATEFLADGNFFWNSGIFVWKVPAILKQIETHLPFLYNGLTKIRGAIGTDREREAISKVYSSIESISIDYGVMEKSNITAVVPSDFGWNDVGSWASLDEVLPKDEDENILIGKCISLETRDTVVYGKDKLIATLGLDGIVVVDTGDAILISRKDKCQDVKKIVERLEKEGMDEYL; this is encoded by the coding sequence ATGTTCGCTGTAGTAATGGCAGGAGGGCAAGGAACCAGATTCTGGCCTAAAAGCAGAAGGTCAAAGCCCAAACAGTTTCTGGATATTATCGGAAACAAAACCATGGTTATGAAAACCATTGAAAGATTGACCCCTCTAATCCCCAGAGAGAACATCTATGCGGTTGTAAATGAATCTCACCTTCAGGAAACCATTGAACAGACAGGTCTTTCAGATAATATCATTATGGAGCCCGTAGGTCGAAATACAGCCCCGTGTATTGGGCTGGCGGCATTGTATATTCAACGCAAAGACCCTGAAGGTGTGATGGTTGCCCTGCCGGCTGATCATCATATAGAAGACCAGGAAGCCTTCCTGAAAACCTTACTGGCAGCAGAAGATGTAGCCCGAAGCACTGGGTATCTGGTTACACTGGGAACAGAACCAGGATACCCTGCCACAGGCTTTGGATACATAGAGAAAGGGGATTTGTTGGGGAAATCAGGTTCCAAGGAATTTTTCAAGGTGAAAAGGTTCACAGAAAAACCTGATATTACCACTGCTACAGAATTCTTAGCCGATGGCAACTTCTTCTGGAACAGCGGGATATTTGTCTGGAAGGTGCCAGCAATTCTAAAACAGATAGAAACACATCTTCCATTCCTGTACAACGGTTTAACGAAGATAAGAGGAGCTATAGGAACAGATCGGGAAAGAGAAGCAATTTCAAAGGTATATTCAAGTATCGAAAGTATCTCCATAGACTATGGTGTCATGGAAAAATCGAATATTACCGCGGTGGTCCCTTCTGATTTTGGGTGGAATGACGTTGGAAGTTGGGCATCACTGGATGAAGTGTTACCAAAAGATGAGGACGAGAATATCTTAATAGGGAAATGTATTAGTCTGGAGACCAGGGATACAGTGGTGTATGGTAAAGATAAACTCATAGCGACCCTTGGCTTGGATGGGATAGTTGTTGTGGACACAGGGGACGCTATACTCATATCCAGGAAGGACAAATGTCAGGACGTTAAGAAGATAGTGGAAAGGCTCGAAAAAGAAGGAATGGATGAATATCTTTAG